One Gammaproteobacteria bacterium genomic window, CGCTCGCCACGGGGCGGGCGGACCGAACCGCCATGGACGCCGCGCGCGCCGTAGCCGCATTCGACCAGCGGGGTTGCGTTTCCCCCCATCTCTTCTGGGTGGAGGAGGGGGGCGCGCTCACCCCCGCCGAGTGGGCCGCCCGCCTGGCCGCCGCCATGGCCGCGCTCGAGCAGGATCTCCCCGCCGGCCCCACTCCTCCGGAGGTCGCGTCAAGGGTGCAGCAGTTGCGCGGCACCTGGGAGCTGAAGCAGGCGGCCGGCGCGGGTACGCGCGTCTTCCGCCCGGCGGGCGCGGAGTGGACAGTGGCCTACGACCCCGACCCGGCCTTCTCGCCGTCCTGCCTGGGCCGTTTCGCCTGGGTGAAGCCCGTCCCCGAACTGGAGCGGGTCGCGGGGCTGCTCGCGGGACTGCGCCCGTTTCTGCAGACCGCCGGGCTGTGCGGGGCCGGAGCGCGCGCCGCCTCGCTGGTCGAACAGCTCGGCGCCGCGGGCGTTACCCGGGTGGCCTCGCTACGGCGGATGGCATGGCCGCCCGCCTGGTGGCACCACGACGGCGGCGATCCCCTGCGGGCACTCGTCCGCTGGGTCGACTGGGAAGTGGAGCAGGAGCCCCGCGCCTCGGGCTAGCCTTCCGGCTGGTCCTCCGAGCGCCAGACAACCATCTGACGCGATCCGTTGGAAGCCTCCACCCTCGCCCTCAGCATGTCGCCCTCCACGATGCCGAGGTCGTCGCGCATTTTCTGGGGGATGGTGATCCTGCCCCCGACTCCCACGACGACGTCGTCGTAGTACAGCGAGCGATAGATGGCCATGGCTTTCCCTGTAGTTGGAATCGAATTAAAACCGGAAATGGTTTCCCTGGTGTGGCCTGACGGAGCAGGGCCCGAAGGGCGGCCGTCCCGGGCCGGAACGTTGGCGCAAGCCCATCCTCCAACTTAGAAAGAACGCAAGACCTTTGCACAGGGCTTCAGCCGGCATTCCCCGGATTCTGTATCCCGCCGGCCCCCCTGCCTGAAGCCGGGCGATGAGTGCGGCAACCCTGAAGGGGGGCCTTATCGCGGGTCGTCGTCCGGCCTGCGGATGGCAAGCTCGCGCTCGACGCTCACGGAGGCGCCGGTGGTCCGGTCGGTGATGGCAATGATGAGGCGGTGCGCCCCCTCCCCGGCTTCATCGGCCGAGACGGAGAAGTACTCGGGCACGACTCCGTCGACGGGCTCGACGTTGCGCACGAAGCGGACGGCCAGGTCGCCTTCCGCGCCGCCTATCAGGTTGCCCAGCGAGCGCAGGAGGCGCGCGCCCACGCTGCGCCGCTCAGCATCCTGCAGCGTCACCTCCACGGTGTACTCCGACGAGCCCATGAAGTCGGTGGTCAGCCCGTAGATTTCCATGTAGACATGGATGTCGTCGTCCGCGTCGAAGACCAGGTCGCGCGAGGCGCCGATGGCGAAGTCGCGCCATCCTCCGGGCTGCTCGACACGCGGAATCACGCCCCCGGCCAGGACCAGGTCGGACGTGGACAGCCCCACGCGCCGTACCGGAATGGCGGTGATCGTCCCCCGGTTGCGCGCGGCCACGCGGGATTCCGCCGCCAGCCCCTCGAGCGAGTATTCGAAGGTTCCGCGCGGCAACTCGAACGTGAACAGAACGTTGCCGGTGTCTTCGGCCTTTACCGCGTGCGCCACGCTGGCCGAGTCCTCGTAGCTCCGGTTGAACAGGAACATGCCGACGCGGACGGAGTCGCCCTCGAACAGATTGAAGGAGTCCGGATCGGCGCGCAGGAAGGCCAGCACCTCCACCTGCCCGGGAGCGGCACCCCGGAAGCGGGCGATCTGCGCGGGGATCTCCGTCCAGCGGTTGACGGCACGGCTCTCGAAGGTGGTGGTGGCCTCGGTCTCGCTGACCTGGCGCAGGTACTGTCCCGTGTTCGCGTCGAAGTCGAAGCCGACCCGGCTGTACCCCAGCTCCCGGTGGAACACGAAGCTGGGCACCTCCAGCCGGTAGTTCCAGAAGATCCACCGCCCGGTGGCGCTGGCACCGGCTCGCTGAGCCGCGCCTCCGAGCCCGGTGCCGCCGCCGTCCTGCCGCAGCATCCAGATGTTCGCGGGGAGGCCGTAGCGTATGAGAACCTGGCCCCGGTCGCTGCTCCAGCCCGGCAGACGCCGCTCGGGATCTCCGAAGGCCAACTCCGCGTGGGTGACGCGCGCGATGTGCTCCATCGCCCGCTCGTTTTCCGGAATCAGGAAGAGCGGATCGGACTTGGCCCACAGGATGCGCTCGTATTCCCGTGCGTTGCCCGGCTCGAGCCGCTGATACTCGGCCGCGTCCTCTTCGTTCAGGAGGTAGGAAACGTTGTCGTAGGGGGCTCGCTCGGCCGGAGGCATGAGGGCGAGGCCGGTGTCGAAGGCATTGCGGGCGGCGGTCCAGTCCAGCGACTCGTAGAACGCCAGCCCGAGGAAGATGTGCGCGTAGGGGTCGTCGGGGTTCACCTCGGCGAGGCGCCGTGCCTCGGTCGCCATGTCCTCGAAACGGCCCTGGCGATGGAGCAGCGCGAGCAGTCCGCGGGCGGCCTGCGGGTGGTCCGGCACGTACGACAGAGCAGCTCGATAGTGGGCTTCGATGCGCGGCGGGTAGTCCACGTCCCGGTCGCTGGCCCGCCCCGCGCGGGCCAGCTGACCGTTGAAGGTGCCTGGTTCCGTGTAGTTGAGGCAGAAGGCCTGGACCCCGGCGGGACAGCGTGTCGATCCCGCGTACTCGTCCGTCCCCAGCGACCCGTCCCGCCGCCATCCGGCGGGCAGGAAGACCATATGCTCGAAGTCCTCCATCTCCTCGGTGAGGATGCGCGCCAGTACAAAGTGCGACTGGGCCAGGACCTCCGGTTCCACGGCGCGGCTGCCTTCGGACGCGACCGTGCGCTCCAGAATCCTGCGCGAGTCCACGCGCATGAACTGGCGCCGCTTGAGCAGCGCCATCTCCAGCAGCACGCCTGCGTCCTCGTGCAGTCCCTCGTACGCCTCCTCAAGCAGCGCTTCCGCCTCCATCCGCTGCCTGAAGTCGGTCTCTCCCAGGGGCGCGGTGCGCGCCAGCAACGTGCCCAGGGCGAAGGCGATGTGGGGATCCCGGTCGTCTTCCTCGCGAGCGGTGCGCAGCAGCCCGAGCGCGGCGGTCGTGTCGCCTGCTTCGAGCAGGCTCGTGGCCCGGGCCACGGCGCGCGGTACCGGAGCGGCCTGCACGGACGGCTCCTGAGGCGCAGGTGCCGCGGGCGGGACGGGACTCGCGGAAGCAGAGGCGGGTACGGGCACTGCCAGAACCCACGCCAGCCACGCCAGGATACCGCGGGGCCCCCGAAGCGACCGGCTCAAGGCTGTCAGGGAAGAATGGACCGGAGCAGCGCTTCCAGTTGATGGCGCCTGAAGCTCTGGGCCTTCTCCACCGCGAGCTCGTACGATTCCTCGACAAAAATGGCCGCGGTCTGCGCGGCGTCCCCGGATTCGCCATCGGCCGGCGAATAGACGAGCTTCGCCCGGCACGGCTCCCCGCTCGCGGAGCGCTTGGTTTCGAACTCGAGATAGACGTCCCAGATTCGATTCTGGTACGTGATGGTGGCGAGGTGCTGGCCCGGCATGGGCCTCAGGTCGGAGGGTACCGCAGGGTCGATCATGGTGGCTTACATTATCATCCGTGGACCCGGAAATCCAGCGCCCCGACCCCGGCGAGTCAGTCACTGCGGGCGCTCTCCCGCGCGTGTCTCGTCGCGTGCTCCGTCGCGTGTTCCGCCATGGTGAAGCGGTCATCCTGCAGCAGCCTCCTCGGGCGGGGCTCGTGCATCCGTTCCGTGACTGTTCTTTCGCGAACGGCGGTCTCCGGGTTCCAACCGATCCACTCGACCCGGTTCCGTTGACGCTCGCCACCGGTGCCCCTAACTTGCGGCCCGAACCACATGGGCCGCGTGTCTCCGTCGCCGCCGGATGCGAACGGCGCGAGCCATTCCCTCGAACCTCCACACGCCAAGGAACCGCGCGCTTCATGAAGGGACAGCGGACTGCCGCTCTGGCCGGAGTCGTCGCGACGCTCGGCGCCCTCGCCTTCGTTCAGGAGGGCGACACCCCCCAGGAGAGCCCCGATGCCGCCGCCGAGACGGCGGCTGTGGAACCGGATCCGCGGGCGCAGCCCATCGCCTTCCCGCACGACATTCACGCCGGCGAGTTCGGCATCGACTGTCAGTATTGCCACTTCTCCGCCGAGCGTTCGGTCGACGCGGGCATCCCCCCGGTTGCCACCTGCCAGGGCTGCCACCTGGTGGTCCAGGGCCGCAACAAT contains:
- a CDS encoding AbrB/MazE/SpoVT family DNA-binding domain-containing protein; its protein translation is MAIYRSLYYDDVVVGVGGRITIPQKMRDDLGIVEGDMLRARVEASNGSRQMVVWRSEDQPEG
- a CDS encoding GWxTD domain-containing protein; the protein is MQAAPVPRAVARATSLLEAGDTTAALGLLRTAREEDDRDPHIAFALGTLLARTAPLGETDFRQRMEAEALLEEAYEGLHEDAGVLLEMALLKRRQFMRVDSRRILERTVASEGSRAVEPEVLAQSHFVLARILTEEMEDFEHMVFLPAGWRRDGSLGTDEYAGSTRCPAGVQAFCLNYTEPGTFNGQLARAGRASDRDVDYPPRIEAHYRAALSYVPDHPQAARGLLALLHRQGRFEDMATEARRLAEVNPDDPYAHIFLGLAFYESLDWTAARNAFDTGLALMPPAERAPYDNVSYLLNEEDAAEYQRLEPGNAREYERILWAKSDPLFLIPENERAMEHIARVTHAELAFGDPERRLPGWSSDRGQVLIRYGLPANIWMLRQDGGGTGLGGAAQRAGASATGRWIFWNYRLEVPSFVFHRELGYSRVGFDFDANTGQYLRQVSETEATTTFESRAVNRWTEIPAQIARFRGAAPGQVEVLAFLRADPDSFNLFEGDSVRVGMFLFNRSYEDSASVAHAVKAEDTGNVLFTFELPRGTFEYSLEGLAAESRVAARNRGTITAIPVRRVGLSTSDLVLAGGVIPRVEQPGGWRDFAIGASRDLVFDADDDIHVYMEIYGLTTDFMGSSEYTVEVTLQDAERRSVGARLLRSLGNLIGGAEGDLAVRFVRNVEPVDGVVPEYFSVSADEAGEGAHRLIIAITDRTTGASVSVERELAIRRPDDDPR
- a CDS encoding cytochrome c3 family protein, which codes for MKGQRTAALAGVVATLGALAFVQEGDTPQESPDAAAETAAVEPDPRAQPIAFPHDIHAGEFGIDCQYCHFSAERSVDAGIPPVATCQGCHLVVQGRNNPEEVAKVRDYAQRQEAIPWVRIYKVSDHVRFPHMRHVAPDESGEPLVQCQECHGPVQEMAVIEAVNQPLSMGWCVQCHVERDVSRDCAVCHY